The following proteins are encoded in a genomic region of Triticum dicoccoides isolate Atlit2015 ecotype Zavitan chromosome 1B, WEW_v2.0, whole genome shotgun sequence:
- the LOC119341793 gene encoding probable membrane-associated kinase regulator 1, whose translation MGRARAKDAGYGGVKSFPSPASSSASSSEFEFTVTQSPGSKQRSAAQLCPADDLFYKGQLLPLHLSPRISMVRTLLLASASASASDSTSTSNSSRDSNGSTSSSFSTDCAALLLPDSAPSSSRPSSATDDDRHLNLLRGTASYAGLPPAKRTGKQYLSSFATRFSSVFLHRGGAPAAKKPSNKSLAKEVIKKYAKKVKPLYEKLSQIPKNQNNGGSNQPQPQPPAQQQQCFKKPFSFSIRKKRGDEDNAAASAAAAAAEVSTCKYAHSNSFSGNLRFPRQKRCAASCPSSMRSSPNHSGMLSFGGAGGVGFPDVPAAAAAAMTSSIGMRPVSLSAASSSSMEELQSAIEGAIAHCKNTMGGVVSLCPRKVPAATAAGEISAF comes from the coding sequence ATGGGCCGTGCGAGGGCCAAGGACGCCGGCTACGGCGGCGTCAAGTCGTTCCCGTCGCCGGCCTCGTCCTCGGCGTCGTCGTCAGAGTTCGAGTTCACGGTGACGCAGTCGCCGGGGTCCAAGCAGCGGTCGGCGGCGCAGCTGTGCCCCGCCGACGACCTGTTCTACAAGGGCCAGCTCCTGCCGCTGCACCTGTCGCCGCGCATCTCCATGGTGCGCACGCTGCTGCTCGCGTCGGcgtccgcctccgcctccgactccacctccacctccaactCCTCCCGCGACTCCAACGGcagcacctcctcctccttctccaccgaCTGCGCCGCGCTCCTGCTGCCGGACTCCGCCCCCTCGTCCTCCCGCCCCAGCTCCGCCACCGACGACGACCGCCACCTCAACCTGCTCCGGGGAACCGCCTCCTACGCCGGGCTCCCGCCAGCCAAGCGCACCGGCAAGCAGTACCTCTCGTCCTTCGCCACCCGCTTCTCCTCGGTCTTCCTCCACCGCGGCGGTGCGCCGGCCGCCAAGAAGCCGTCCAACAAGTCGCTCGCCAAGGAGGTGATCAAGAAGTACGCCAAGAAGGTGAAGCCTCTGTACGAGAAGCTGTCCCAGATCCCCAAGAACCAGAACAACGGCGGCAGCAACCAGCCTCAGCCGCAGCCCCCGGCGCAGCAGCAGCAGTGTTTTAAGAAGCCGTTCAGTTTCTCGATCCGGAAGAAGCGGGGCGACGAAGACAACGCTGCCGCATccgcagcggcggcagcggcggaggtgAGCACCTGCAAGTACGCGCACTCAAACTCGTTCTCCGGTAACCTCCGGTTCCCGCGTCAGAAGCGGTGCGCGGCGAGCTGCCCGTCGTCGATGCGGTCGTCGCCGAACCACTCCGGGATGCTCTCCTTCGGCGGAGCGGGCGGCGTGGGCTTCCCCGACGTGCCGGCCGCAGCAGCGGCGGCCATGACAAGCAGCATTGGCATGCGGCCCGTGTCGCTGTCGGCGGCGTCGTCGTCTTCGATGGAGGAGCTCCAGAGCGCCATCGAGGGCGCTATCGCGCACTGCAAGAACACAATGGGCGGCGTCGTGTCCCTGTGCCCGCGCAaggtgccggcggcgacggcggccggcgAGATCAGCGCGTTCTGA